The following coding sequences lie in one Pseudorasbora parva isolate DD20220531a chromosome 18, ASM2467924v1, whole genome shotgun sequence genomic window:
- the pgap2 gene encoding post-GPI attachment to proteins factor 2 isoform X2, whose protein sequence is MQQVPYGSVDRDKPLLRVPFTWLAVITVCLPLLGLIACVVLALLYHYNDATYTHCEVANYLPSISAAIRLTPERYIWRFSIGLHSAPRFLVAAAYLSFYRGRFPRRLTEQLLSGLTFLLALSENVGLLLLTYVSSTETYSVHKSGFIMFIGSSLFHMLCTCKLWSMIAKYSLSAEEMMSYRQKRLLFLFNGCFCLLALYFYRRHNSYCEAGIYTLFAVFEYLVVLSNMAFHMTAYWDFGGKEVMVATPPEGKRF, encoded by the exons ATGCAACAGGTCCCGTACGGATCTGTGGACCGAGACAAGCCTCTCCTCCGTGTGCCTTTTACCTGGTTAGCGGTGATCACAGTGTGTCTGCCGCTGCTCGGCCTCATCGCCTGCGTCGTGCTGGCTCTACTCTACCATTACAATGATGCTACTTACACACACTGCGAG GTTGCTAACTACCTCCCGTCCATCAGCGCAGCCATTCGTCTGACTCCAGAGCGCTACATCTGGCGTTTCAGCATCGGCCTTCATTCTGCCCCGCGCTTCCTGGTAGCAGCAGCTTATTTGAGCTTTTACCGTGGACGTTTTCCCAGGAGGCTGACGGAGCAGCTTTTGAGTGGCCTCACATTCCTCTTAGCTTTAAGTGAAAATGTAGGGCTGCTCCTGCTCACCTACGTCTCCTCCACCGAGACCTACA GTGTCCATAAGAGCGGCTTCATCATGTTTATTGGCAGTTCTCTGTTCCACATGCTGTGCACCTGCAAGCTGTGGTCGATGATTGCGAAGTATTCCCTAAGTGCAGAG GAGATGATGTCATACCGACAGAAGcgcctcctcttcctcttcaaCGGTTGCTTCTGTCTGTTGGCTCTCTATTTCTACAGGCGGCACAACAGCTACTGTGAAGCAGGAA TTTACACACTCTTTGCTGTCTTTGAGTATCTGGTGGTGCTGTCCAACATGGCCTTCCACATGACTGCCTACTGGGACTTTGGAGGTAAGGAGGTGATGGTTGCAACACCTCCAGAGGGAAAGCGCTTCTGA
- the pgap2 gene encoding post-GPI attachment to proteins factor 2 isoform X1: MQQVPYGSVDRDKPLLRVPFTWLAVITVCLPLLGLIACVVLALLYHYNDATYTHCEVANYLPSISAAIRLTPERYIWRFSIGLHSAPRFLVAAAYLSFYRGRFPRRLTEQLLSGLTFLLALSENVGLLLLTYVSSTETYSVHKSGFIMFIGSSLFHMLCTCKLWSMIAKYSLSAEEMMSYRQKRLLFLFNGCFCLLALYFYRRHNSYCEAGIYTLFAVFEYLVVLSNMAFHMTAYWDFGGGVRHVNVRSQMRIHLYFFNGA, from the exons ATGCAACAGGTCCCGTACGGATCTGTGGACCGAGACAAGCCTCTCCTCCGTGTGCCTTTTACCTGGTTAGCGGTGATCACAGTGTGTCTGCCGCTGCTCGGCCTCATCGCCTGCGTCGTGCTGGCTCTACTCTACCATTACAATGATGCTACTTACACACACTGCGAG GTTGCTAACTACCTCCCGTCCATCAGCGCAGCCATTCGTCTGACTCCAGAGCGCTACATCTGGCGTTTCAGCATCGGCCTTCATTCTGCCCCGCGCTTCCTGGTAGCAGCAGCTTATTTGAGCTTTTACCGTGGACGTTTTCCCAGGAGGCTGACGGAGCAGCTTTTGAGTGGCCTCACATTCCTCTTAGCTTTAAGTGAAAATGTAGGGCTGCTCCTGCTCACCTACGTCTCCTCCACCGAGACCTACA GTGTCCATAAGAGCGGCTTCATCATGTTTATTGGCAGTTCTCTGTTCCACATGCTGTGCACCTGCAAGCTGTGGTCGATGATTGCGAAGTATTCCCTAAGTGCAGAG GAGATGATGTCATACCGACAGAAGcgcctcctcttcctcttcaaCGGTTGCTTCTGTCTGTTGGCTCTCTATTTCTACAGGCGGCACAACAGCTACTGTGAAGCAGGAA TTTACACACTCTTTGCTGTCTTTGAGTATCTGGTGGTGCTGTCCAACATGGCCTTCCACATGACTGCCTACTGGGACTTTGGAG